The genomic stretch GGACGGCCGGGACATGAGCGATCTCGACCCGGCCAGGGCCCGCGAAATGGGCATTCAGGTGATCTGGCAGGATCTCGCGCTGTTTCCCGAGATGAGCGTCGCGGAGAACATCGCGTTCGAGCGCAATCTCGGCGGCAAGCCCAGGCTCGTCAATCACAAGGCCATGCGCAGCGAGGCCGCGGCCATTCTGGAGCGTCTTGGCGTCTCGATCGATCTGGAAGCGAAGGTCTCGTCCCTGTCGATCGCCAACCGGCAACTGGTCGCCGTCGCCCGCGCCCTGATTGCCGACGCCAGGCTGGTCTTCATGGATGAGCCGACGGCGTCCCTGTCGCGGCATGAAACGGAGGCGCTGGTCGCAATCGTCCGGCGACTTTCGGAGCAGGGGGTCGCCGTCGTCTTCGTCAGCCACCGGCTTGCGGAGGTTCTCGATGTCTGCTCCAGGGTGACGGTCCTCCGCGACGGCTGTTACGTGGGCACCTATCCGACCGAGGGCATGACCCAGGCGCGCCTGACCGAGCTGATGACCGGGCGCAGCTTCGATTATGAAGTGCGCGCGCCCCAACCGCGCAGCTCGGCGCCGCTGATTTCCGTGCGCGGTCTGACGCGCCACGGGGAATACCGGGATATCGATCTGGACATCGCCCCGGGCGAAATCGTCGGTCTGACAGGGCGCCTCGGCGCTGGCCGGACCGAGCTCGCCCTGACATTGTTCGGCATGAACTACCCCGACGACGGCGAGATCGTCATGGAGGGCAAGCCGCTTCGGATGATGTCGAACCGGGACGCGATCCGGGCCGGTATCGCCTATGTCTCGGAAGACCGGTTGTCGCTTGGGCTGGTTCAGCCGCAGTCGATTGCCGACAACACCGTCATATCCGTTCTCGATCGCCTGCTCAGCAACGGTTTGCTGTCAGCGGCGAAGAAGTACAGGCTGGTCGACGACTGGATCGGCCGCCTGCGGGTGAAGATCGGCGAGACGACGGACCCGGTTTCCAGCCTGTCCGGCGGCAATCAGCAACGTATTGTGCTTGCAAAGTGGCTCGCCACCAATCCCAAACTGCTGATCCTCGACAGCCCGACGGTGGGTGTCGATGTGGGCGCACGCGCGGGCATTTTCGACATCGTCAGCGATCTGGCGGCCAAGGGGATGGCGATCCTTCTGATTTCCGATGAAACGCCGGAGGTCTATTTCAATGCCGACCGCGTCCTGCATATGCGCGACGGACGGATCGTCGAGACCTTTGAGCCGGCCAAAACCGATATCGAACGCATCGAGGAGGCGGTCCATGCGTAGATTCCTTCCAAGACTGACCGGGACGGAGCTGTGGCTTTCCGCCGTCATCGCGCTGATCGTGGTCGGCCTTTCCGCCACGACGGATACGTTCTTCACGCTCGTCAACCTGTTCGATATTCTGAACTATTCGGCGGTGAACATCATCTTCGCCGCGGGCCTTCTGGTCGTGCTGATCGCAGGCGGCATCGACATATCCTTCGCCGTTGCCGCATCGGTCGTTCAGTATCTTCTGGCGACGACGCTGATGCAGTTCGGCGGCGGCAACTGGGCTTCCGGCTTTGCCCTGGCGATCGGGTTCGGAGCCATGCTGGGCGCCGTCAATGCGGCGATGATCTATCATTTCCGGATCATATCGATCGTCGTGACGATTGCCACGTTCAACCTCTTTTTTGGTCTTCTGATGTTCGCGACAGGTGGCGTTTCGATCTACCTGCTGCCGGACTGGATGGTGGATCGCGTGGTTCTC from Martelella sp. AD-3 encodes the following:
- a CDS encoding sugar ABC transporter ATP-binding protein codes for the protein MPLEASAGDGPCLLRLEHVSKRFGGVQALDDVAFNVWPGEVLCLAGENGCGKSTLIKTVSGVHKPESGAVMEWDGRDMSDLDPARAREMGIQVIWQDLALFPEMSVAENIAFERNLGGKPRLVNHKAMRSEAAAILERLGVSIDLEAKVSSLSIANRQLVAVARALIADARLVFMDEPTASLSRHETEALVAIVRRLSEQGVAVVFVSHRLAEVLDVCSRVTVLRDGCYVGTYPTEGMTQARLTELMTGRSFDYEVRAPQPRSSAPLISVRGLTRHGEYRDIDLDIAPGEIVGLTGRLGAGRTELALTLFGMNYPDDGEIVMEGKPLRMMSNRDAIRAGIAYVSEDRLSLGLVQPQSIADNTVISVLDRLLSNGLLSAAKKYRLVDDWIGRLRVKIGETTDPVSSLSGGNQQRIVLAKWLATNPKLLILDSPTVGVDVGARAGIFDIVSDLAAKGMAILLISDETPEVYFNADRVLHMRDGRIVETFEPAKTDIERIEEAVHA